TTGGTTCCTCTTGCAAATTATGATCCTTGTGGATTATAATATTCAACTTACCTTCTTCATAACACGCTAACAAACGTTCAACGGACAAGACACATTAATGCACCCCATACTTGACAGCGCACAGACCAGCAAGACAGACACTACGGAATACGTATCAGAGAACAACAAGAACAGCTAAGGACTACTAAGTAGTGAGTACATACCTTCGAATCTCCGACCATAAATATTGAAAATATCATACACATTACACTCATTACAGTGTAGCACACAAAGATCGTGCTATGCCAAAGATACGTACGTATCATGCACAGTAAATTCAATAGATAGAGAAGCCTGTGGTATTGACGTCACAGACTGGTTACCGTGAAGTCTACTGTACCTTTATAACAAATCGATTGCATGATAGCTTCTGTCATCCATATTATTACAGTGTTCAAAATTTATTACGACTTTTACATCAAGTTTTAATTTTACAGCGTATTTTTTTATCACTGTCCACGTTCGAACACTAAGTCATTTTAACTTCAACCATGATCTTTGAGACTTAGTTGTTCAATGCATGGTGCATGTCGTACGATGAGAAATGTTTGCTGAGGTAAAAGTTGTGTAAAATGAAGTTTAAAAAGCCGCAGTTAATAATTTTGGTTCAAAAACGAAAGGTGATTTGATAACCGTCGCAATGGAGGTTCCCATTGTGCATGACACTCAAGTAAATGAAAATGACATAAACGATGTCTTCGAATCGCTGCTGTTAAGCGAAGAAAAATTAAGTGCAGAAGGTTTTCAGGAGGGGTTGAAGAAAGGTTCTGTAGATGGGTTATGTGAAGGTTTCCATTTGGGATATCACAGAGGTGCAGAAATAGGCGCAGAGATTGGTTTCTATAAAGGAGTTATTCAGGCCTGGCTTATCATCAGCAGAACGCCAGGAAATAATTCCAAAGGAGAGAAGGACTTAGAAAAGTTTATGGAGTTGTGCCGATCTTTCCCAACCAGCAATTCAGAAAACGAGGACATCCTGGATCTCTTGGGTTCCATAAGAGCAAAGTATAGGAAACTGTGTGCTTTGTACAAATTTAATACTATTATTACAACTTCGGCGAAACTATCATTCTGATAAACCTACATTTTTAAAATGGCGCTTCGAGCGAAATTAGGTGAAGTTATAGAGTTTTTTAATAGGTTCTCGCAATTAGCAAACTGTCATTTGGTAAATTTCATCACTGAAGATCTTTGGGATACATGTGTACCAGAGGAATTGAAGAGTGAGATCGAGTATGTGGGTATGGACAGTGCATTGAGTTTGTTTTGGGACTCGAAAACAGACTCTGCATCAAGCATGTGCCATCTCAGTAAATACTTGATGGAAGCCAACAAAATGTCAACTGGTATTTTGAACGATGTTTGCTTATCACCTTCTGATCTTCGGAGCAAGATTATATCTTGGGGAACTAGTTCTCAGAGTATTCCACAGCTTAATCAGTTTATGTCCCCCAAAAAGGCACATGAAGTTGAA
The Schistocerca gregaria isolate iqSchGreg1 chromosome 1, iqSchGreg1.2, whole genome shotgun sequence genome window above contains:
- the LOC126355914 gene encoding protein LTO1 homolog, with translation MEVPIVHDTQVNENDINDVFESLLLSEEKLSAEGFQEGLKKGSVDGLCEGFHLGYHRGAEIGAEIGFYKGVIQAWLIISRTPGNNSKGEKDLEKFMELCRSFPTSNSENEDILDLLGSIRAKYRKLCALYKFNTIITTSAKLSF